The genomic segment ttcatgtacagtggacccccggttaacgatattttttcactccagaagtatgttcaggtgccagtactgaccgaatttgttcccataaggaatattgtgaagtagattagtctatttcagacccccaaacatacacgtacaaacgcacttacataaatacacttacataattggtcgcattcggaggtgatcgttatgcgggggtccactgtactttacatTCTTGTGACTGGTACCTTAGTTTcttgaattaagtctgaatgccttaATCTTCCCTCCCCCCAATCCCaactggtgctgtataatccccatGGGTTTAGTGCCacactataataataatgtgactgGCAACTCCTTAGTTtgatatctttattatgtacctcataccTACCCTATATTCAGATTACAATATAactggtttttctttcttttatttGACAGATTATTCCCAAGTTCCATGCTGCCATAGTAAAGTTTGACATAGCCTATCCCTATGGCAAGAAACACGAGGAATACACCAAACTGTCAGCAGCAGGAAGGGGATCACCGGAGCTTCTTGTGGCAGAAGTCGGAGTCAAAGATTATGGCGACATGGAAAATATGGATCTTGCTGAAAGATTTGGAGTGGTCAAGGAAGATTTTCCAAAAGTAAAGCTTTTCATCAGTGGTAAAGATGATCCCTTAGACTTTGAAGGGGAATTTAATGCTGAAGAACTGAAAAAATTTATTCGTCGTCATTCGGAAGTTTACATAGGTCTGGAAGGGTGCCTTGAAACATTTGACCGAATTGTTGATCGTTTTATGATCACCGAGAACCTGGTTGAGAAAAAAACTCTTCTTAGACAGGCAGAGGATGAATGGGACAAGCTGAAGAGCCCATCTGACCAACAAATTGCAGAAACTTATGTGAAAATAATGAGGAAGGTTCTTGAAAAAGGTGGAGAATTTATAGGTCTTGAGAAAAATCGCGTGGAAGGTCTTATGAATGGACGAAtcacaaaggagaaaaaggaagagaTGCAAGGCAGGCTAAATATTCTTAAATCATTTTCTCGTGATGAATTGTGAGCAAGTAGATGCTGATCCTCTTATTGTTACTCATTTATAAATACACTAGCAAGAAGGTACTTAGGAAACCATTTACATGTATGTATTTGAAATATGGAAGAATCTAggttttcaaagttttttttttttttttttttttttcaacaagtcggccgtctcccaccgaggcagggtgacccaaaaaagaaagaaaatccccaaaaagaaaatactttcatcatcattcaaaactttcaccacactcgcacattatcactgtttttgcagaggtgctcagaatacaacagtctagaagcataaacatataaagatacacaacatatccctccaaactgccaatatcccaaacccctcctttaaagtgcaggcattgtacttcccatttccaggactcaagtccgactatatgaaaataaccggtttccctgaatcccttcactaaatattaccctgctcacactccaacagatcgtcaggtcccaagtaccattcgtctccattcactcctatctaacacgctcacgcacgcttgctggaagtccaagcctcttacccacaaaacctcctttacccc from the Cherax quadricarinatus isolate ZL_2023a chromosome 89, ASM3850222v1, whole genome shotgun sequence genome contains:
- the wbl gene encoding endoplasmic reticulum resident protein 29; protein product: MALLWCNIPVMCCHTVVTLLTLFLLLHLTTAINAKGCTPLDSWTFDKIIPKFHAAIVKFDIAYPYGKKHEEYTKLSAAGRGSPELLVAEVGVKDYGDMENMDLAERFGVVKEDFPKVKLFISGKDDPLDFEGEFNAEELKKFIRRHSEVYIGLEGCLETFDRIVDRFMITENLVEKKTLLRQAEDEWDKLKSPSDQQIAETYVKIMRKVLEKGGEFIGLEKNRVEGLMNGRITKEKKEEMQGRLNILKSFSRDEL